Proteins from one Microbacterium proteolyticum genomic window:
- a CDS encoding glycosyltransferase family 2 protein, with amino-acid sequence MTDARSFAPQTRALTYPVGGTASPVVEEHAFPDDFASVLEHSTVHRSTIGCVIPAYNEEESIAEVIEALLGQTRVPDVIHVVVNNTSDATVKIASEYSGPHEITTELGEQFTEVFVHDIGKNPDKKVGALNYGYSLVEGYDYLLGVDGDTIADSKAVEYLETEAVSDSRIGGISAIYTIDDKPIKGLVARFLTAGQRTQFAAFNLQNLLRGRNMAVLGGQFSIFSTNALREAMKQNHQVTPWVKDSEVEDSLLSLQIKSAGYLTKISPYARANVGGMTTLSGYDAQQVKWTYGAIELMWPGQRGDTKGQPFHPNLRLRWFENFGMLTNLFVRVAFLTLLAGSLSINAFVFSPLWLIPPVVAMLLNLRIARTMAAVNRTDVLFAVLFFPAEIFMWIRISHFVRSWTRFLSRKKVDNWAMQAKAERGGGLGHWAPMVVLIAVAIALAVIWVLVGPMVQSSILWIGWPIVGVVTVLQTLLMFSKLVRRHHGYKV; translated from the coding sequence ATGACCGATGCGCGCAGCTTCGCTCCCCAGACCCGGGCGCTGACCTACCCCGTGGGCGGCACGGCGAGTCCCGTCGTCGAGGAGCACGCGTTCCCGGACGACTTCGCCTCGGTCCTGGAGCACTCCACGGTGCACCGCTCGACGATCGGATGCGTCATCCCGGCGTACAACGAGGAGGAGTCGATCGCGGAGGTCATCGAGGCCCTGCTCGGCCAGACCCGCGTGCCCGACGTCATCCACGTCGTCGTCAACAACACCTCCGACGCGACGGTCAAGATCGCCTCCGAGTACAGCGGCCCGCACGAGATCACCACCGAACTCGGTGAGCAGTTCACCGAGGTGTTCGTCCACGACATCGGCAAGAACCCCGACAAGAAGGTCGGCGCCCTGAACTACGGCTACTCGCTCGTCGAGGGGTACGACTACCTGCTCGGCGTCGACGGTGACACCATCGCCGACAGCAAGGCCGTGGAGTACCTCGAGACCGAGGCCGTGTCCGACTCCCGCATCGGCGGCATCTCGGCGATCTACACGATCGACGACAAGCCGATCAAGGGTCTCGTGGCACGCTTCCTGACAGCGGGTCAGCGCACCCAGTTCGCCGCGTTCAACCTGCAGAACCTGCTTCGCGGTCGCAACATGGCGGTCCTGGGCGGCCAGTTCTCGATCTTCTCCACCAACGCCCTTCGTGAGGCGATGAAGCAGAACCACCAGGTCACGCCCTGGGTGAAGGACTCCGAGGTCGAGGACTCCCTGCTGTCGCTGCAGATCAAGAGCGCCGGCTACCTGACGAAGATCAGCCCGTACGCCCGCGCCAACGTGGGCGGCATGACGACGCTCTCGGGGTACGACGCGCAGCAGGTCAAGTGGACCTACGGCGCCATCGAGCTCATGTGGCCGGGGCAGCGTGGCGACACCAAGGGTCAGCCGTTCCACCCCAACCTGCGTCTGCGGTGGTTCGAGAACTTCGGCATGCTGACGAACCTCTTCGTGCGTGTCGCGTTCCTGACCCTGCTCGCCGGGTCGCTGTCGATCAACGCCTTCGTCTTCTCGCCCCTGTGGCTGATCCCACCGGTGGTCGCGATGCTGCTGAACCTGCGCATTGCGCGCACGATGGCCGCGGTCAACCGCACCGATGTCCTCTTCGCGGTGCTGTTCTTCCCGGCCGAGATCTTCATGTGGATCCGAATCAGCCACTTCGTCCGCTCGTGGACCCGCTTCCTCTCGCGGAAGAAGGTCGACAACTGGGCGATGCAGGCCAAGGCGGAGCGCGGTGGGGGACTCGGTCACTGGGCGCCCATGGTGGTCCTCATCGCCGTCGCGATCGCGCTCGCCGTCATCTGGGTGCTGGTCGGCCCGATGGTGCAGTCCTCGATCCTCTGGATCGGCTGGCCCATCGTCGGTGTCGTCACCGTCCTGCAGACCCTCCTCATGTTCTCCAAGCTCGTCCGTCGTCACCACGGATACAAGGTCTGA
- a CDS encoding response regulator transcription factor encodes MSDSTEMLKTAVIVEDDPDIRHLLVEVLESAGFSTVSVGNGIDGVRAVIAYQPLITTLDVNMPGIDGFEAARRIRQQSDTYIVMLTGLEEEADVVLGLGAGADEYVVKPFRPRELRARIEALLRRPRAGGAGVPGPRQDSVGPSFPAARPAPEPVPHVEPAPTPAPAAPLPGTPVVVPSSQGPDPWSTPPGNDLATRPGTDVAPRAHGELTPTGGQWIVHRDLQLDPDSRIVRVDGLELDLTRTEFDLLATLMESKRRVRSKADLTLVLRGESYVTSYFVGEADKRAIEAHMTNLRRKLGDNPANPRYIETVRGVGYRLTSELLAAP; translated from the coding sequence ATGAGCGACAGCACCGAGATGCTGAAGACGGCCGTGATCGTCGAGGACGACCCCGACATCCGCCACCTCCTCGTCGAGGTGCTCGAATCGGCCGGCTTCTCCACCGTGTCCGTCGGCAACGGGATCGACGGGGTGCGAGCCGTCATCGCCTACCAACCCCTCATCACCACGCTCGACGTGAACATGCCCGGGATCGACGGCTTCGAAGCCGCCCGACGCATCCGCCAGCAGAGCGACACCTACATCGTCATGCTCACCGGGCTCGAGGAGGAGGCCGACGTCGTCCTCGGCCTCGGCGCGGGTGCCGACGAGTACGTCGTGAAGCCGTTCCGTCCTCGCGAGCTGCGCGCGCGCATCGAGGCGCTCCTGCGCCGCCCGCGCGCCGGAGGCGCCGGCGTCCCGGGTCCGCGCCAGGACAGCGTGGGGCCGTCATTCCCGGCCGCGCGCCCGGCACCCGAACCCGTCCCGCACGTCGAACCGGCGCCGACCCCCGCCCCCGCCGCACCCCTGCCGGGCACACCGGTCGTCGTGCCGTCGTCGCAGGGCCCGGATCCGTGGTCCACGCCCCCGGGCAACGACCTGGCGACGCGGCCCGGCACCGACGTCGCGCCCCGCGCGCACGGAGAGCTGACCCCGACCGGCGGCCAGTGGATCGTCCACCGCGACCTCCAGCTCGACCCCGACAGCCGCATCGTCCGCGTCGACGGCCTCGAACTCGACCTGACCCGCACGGAGTTCGACCTCCTCGCGACGCTCATGGAGTCCAAGCGGCGCGTGCGCAGCAAGGCCGACCTCACGCTGGTGCTCCGCGGCGAGTCCTACGTCACCAGCTACTTCGTCGGCGAGGCCGACAAGCGCGCCATCGAAGCGCACATGACGAACCTCCGCCGCAAGCTCGGCGACAACCCCGCGAACCCCCGGTACATCGAGACCGTGCGCGGCGTGGGCTATCGCCTCACGTCGGAGCTGTTGGCGGCCCCCTGA